A window of Leclercia adecarboxylata contains these coding sequences:
- the murE gene encoding UDP-N-acetylmuramoyl-L-alanyl-D-glutamate--2,6-diaminopimelate ligase: MADRNLRDLLAPWVSGLPARVLREMVLDSRLAASGDLFVAVVGHQADGRRYIPQAIAQGVAAIIAEAKDEATDGEIREMHGVPVIYLSQLNERLSALAGRFYNEPSDRLRLVGVTGTNGKTTTTQLMAQWAQLLGETSAVMGTVGNGLLGKVNPTENTTGSAVDVQHVLAGLAGQGATFAAMEVSSHGLVQHRVAALKFAASVFTNLSRDHLDYHGDMENYEAAKWQLYATHHCGQAIINADDEVGRRWLSKLPDAVAVSMADHINPNCHGRWLKATDVSYHDSGAIIRFASSWGEGEIESRLMGAFNVSNLLLALATLLALDYPLADLLSTSARLQPVCGRMEVFTAPGKPTVVVDYAHTPDALEKALEAARLHCAGKLWCVFGCGGDRDKGKRPLMGAIAEQFADIAVVTDDNPRTEEPRAIINDILAGMLDAGRARVVEGRAEAVTNAIMQANENDVVLLAGKGHEDYQIVGTNRLDYSDRVTAARLLGVVA; the protein is encoded by the coding sequence GTGGCAGATCGTAATTTGCGCGACCTTCTTGCTCCGTGGGTATCTGGTTTACCTGCGCGAGTACTGCGAGAGATGGTACTCGACAGCCGTTTGGCGGCGTCGGGCGATCTTTTTGTGGCAGTAGTGGGTCATCAGGCGGACGGGCGTCGGTATATCCCGCAGGCGATAGCGCAAGGTGTAGCTGCCATTATTGCTGAGGCAAAAGATGAGGCCACTGACGGTGAAATCCGTGAAATGCACGGCGTGCCGGTCATCTATCTCAGCCAGTTGAATGAACGTCTCTCTGCGCTGGCGGGACGTTTTTATAACGAACCCTCTGACCGGCTGCGTCTGGTTGGCGTGACCGGAACGAACGGTAAAACCACGACCACACAGCTGATGGCACAGTGGGCGCAGCTGCTGGGTGAAACCAGTGCGGTGATGGGGACCGTGGGCAACGGCCTGCTGGGCAAAGTTAACCCAACGGAAAACACAACCGGCTCTGCCGTCGACGTACAGCATGTGCTGGCCGGTCTGGCAGGGCAGGGCGCGACCTTTGCGGCAATGGAGGTCTCCTCCCACGGGCTGGTACAGCACCGTGTTGCGGCGCTGAAATTTGCTGCCTCCGTGTTTACCAACCTGAGCCGGGATCATCTCGACTACCATGGCGACATGGAAAACTACGAAGCGGCGAAATGGCAGCTGTATGCCACGCATCACTGCGGTCAGGCGATTATCAACGCCGATGACGAAGTGGGACGCCGCTGGCTGTCTAAGCTGCCGGATGCCGTTGCGGTCTCCATGGCTGACCATATTAACCCGAACTGCCACGGCCGCTGGTTGAAAGCCACCGACGTGAGCTATCACGACAGCGGGGCGATCATCCGCTTTGCCTCCTCATGGGGCGAAGGCGAAATCGAAAGCCGCCTGATGGGGGCCTTCAACGTCAGCAACCTGCTGCTGGCGCTCGCTACCCTGCTGGCGCTCGATTATCCGCTGGCAGACCTGCTCAGCACTTCTGCGCGCCTGCAGCCGGTTTGTGGGCGTATGGAAGTGTTTACTGCTCCTGGCAAACCGACCGTGGTGGTGGATTATGCCCACACGCCGGATGCGCTGGAAAAAGCGCTGGAAGCCGCGCGCCTGCACTGTGCCGGTAAGCTGTGGTGCGTCTTTGGCTGCGGCGGCGATCGCGACAAAGGCAAACGCCCGCTGATGGGCGCCATTGCCGAGCAGTTTGCGGACATCGCGGTGGTAACCGACGATAACCCGCGTACTGAAGAGCCGCGCGCCATCATCAATGACATTCTGGCCGGTATGCTGGATGCGGGACGCGCTCGCGTGGTGGAAGGCCGCGCAGAAGCGGTGACCAACGCCATCATGCAGGCTAACGAGAACGATGTGGTCCTGCTGGCCGGTAAAGGCCACGAAGACTATCAAATTGTCGGCACCAACCGTCTGGATTACTCCGACCGTGTGACCGCGGCGCGTCTGCTGGGAGTGGTGGCATGA
- the murF gene encoding UDP-N-acetylmuramoyl-tripeptide--D-alanyl-D-alanine ligase: MISVTLNQLATILGAEVSGDDLTIEAVTTDTRKITPGCLFVALKGERFDAHDFAEQAKAAGAGALLVSRKLDIDLPQAVVKDTRLAFGKLGAWVRQQVPARVVALTGSSGKTSVKEMTAAILSQCGNTLYTAGNLNNDIGVPMTLLRLTPEHEYAVIELGANHQGEIAWTVDLTRPEAALVNNLAAAHLEGFGSLEGVAKAKGEIYTGLPANGIAIMNADNNDWLNWKSVIGDRKTWRFSPNAANSDFTANNIHVTSHGTEFTLQTPTGNVDVLLPLPGRHNIANALAASSLAMAVGAPLSAIKAGLANLKAVPGRLFPVQLAENKLLLDDSYNANVGSMTAAVQVLSEMPGYRVMVVGDMAELGDESEACHIQVGEAAKASGIDRVLSAGHLSQFISQASGVGEHFADKAALIARLKALVAEQQIVTVLVKGSRSAAMEEVVHALQENGTC, encoded by the coding sequence ATGATTAGCGTAACGCTAAACCAGCTGGCAACAATCCTGGGCGCTGAAGTCAGCGGTGACGATCTGACCATTGAGGCTGTTACCACCGACACGCGCAAAATCACCCCAGGCTGCCTGTTTGTGGCGCTTAAAGGTGAGCGTTTCGATGCCCATGATTTTGCAGAACAGGCGAAAGCCGCCGGTGCTGGCGCACTGCTGGTCAGCCGTAAACTGGATATCGACCTGCCGCAGGCAGTCGTAAAAGACACCCGCCTGGCGTTTGGGAAGCTGGGGGCATGGGTTCGCCAGCAGGTTCCGGCGCGCGTTGTGGCGCTGACCGGCTCCTCCGGTAAAACCTCCGTTAAGGAGATGACCGCCGCCATCCTCTCGCAGTGTGGCAACACGCTTTATACCGCAGGCAATTTGAACAACGACATCGGCGTGCCGATGACGCTGCTGCGCCTGACTCCCGAGCATGAATATGCGGTGATCGAACTGGGTGCTAATCACCAGGGCGAAATCGCCTGGACCGTCGATCTGACCCGTCCGGAAGCGGCGCTGGTGAACAACCTTGCTGCGGCGCACCTCGAAGGTTTCGGCTCCCTCGAAGGCGTGGCGAAAGCGAAAGGCGAGATTTACACCGGCCTGCCGGCAAACGGCATCGCCATCATGAATGCCGATAACAACGACTGGTTGAACTGGAAAAGCGTTATCGGAGATCGCAAAACCTGGCGTTTCTCGCCGAATGCCGCAAACAGTGACTTCACTGCAAACAACATTCATGTGACCTCCCACGGCACCGAATTTACGCTTCAGACCCCAACCGGCAATGTGGATGTGCTGCTGCCCCTGCCGGGTCGCCATAATATCGCCAACGCCCTGGCCGCAAGTTCGCTGGCGATGGCCGTCGGCGCGCCGCTGTCGGCCATCAAAGCCGGGCTGGCAAACCTCAAAGCCGTCCCTGGACGCCTGTTCCCCGTTCAGCTGGCAGAAAACAAACTGCTGCTGGATGACTCCTACAACGCCAACGTTGGTTCTATGACCGCCGCCGTACAGGTGCTGTCTGAGATGCCGGGCTATCGCGTGATGGTGGTCGGGGATATGGCCGAACTGGGTGATGAGAGCGAAGCCTGCCATATCCAGGTGGGTGAGGCGGCGAAAGCCTCCGGTATCGATCGCGTGTTAAGCGCCGGTCACCTCAGCCAGTTTATCAGCCAGGCCAGCGGCGTCGGCGAGCATTTTGCCGATAAAGCGGCGTTGATCGCTCGCCTCAAGGCGCTGGTTGCAGAACAACAAATAGTGACAGTTTTAGTGAAAGGTTCACGCAGTGCCGCCATGGAAGAGGTCGTGCACGCTTTACAGGAGAATGGGACATGTTAG
- the mraY gene encoding phospho-N-acetylmuramoyl-pentapeptide-transferase, with amino-acid sequence MLVWLAEHLVKYYSGFNVFSYLTFRAIVSLLTALFISLWMGPRMIARLQKLSFGQVVRNDGPESHFSKRGTPTMGGIMILTAIVVSVLLWAYPSNPYVWCVLVVLIGYGIIGFVDDYRKVVRKDTKGLIARWKYFWMSVIALGVAFALYLAGKDTPATELVVPFFKDVMPQLGLFYILLAYFVIVGTGNAVNLTDGLDGLAIMPTVFVAAGFALVAWASGNMNFASYLHIPYLRHAGELVIVCTAIVGAGLGFLWFNTYPAQVFMGDVGSLALGGALGIIAVLLRQEFLLVIMGGVFVVETLSVILQVGSFKLRGQRIFRMAPIHHHYELKGWPEPRVIVRFWIISLMLVLIGLATLKVR; translated from the coding sequence ATGTTAGTTTGGCTGGCCGAGCATTTGGTCAAATATTATTCCGGCTTTAACGTCTTTTCCTATCTGACGTTTCGCGCCATCGTCAGCCTGCTGACTGCGCTGTTCATCTCGCTATGGATGGGCCCGCGCATGATTGCCCGTCTGCAAAAACTCTCTTTTGGCCAGGTTGTGCGTAACGACGGCCCGGAATCACACTTCAGCAAACGCGGTACGCCGACCATGGGCGGCATTATGATCCTCACCGCAATTGTGGTGTCGGTATTGCTGTGGGCTTACCCGTCAAACCCGTACGTCTGGTGCGTACTGGTGGTGCTTATCGGGTACGGGATTATCGGTTTCGTCGATGACTATCGCAAAGTGGTGCGCAAAGACACCAAGGGCCTGATCGCCCGCTGGAAGTATTTCTGGATGTCGGTGATTGCGCTGGGCGTGGCATTTGCGCTCTATCTGGCAGGCAAAGATACGCCAGCCACCGAGCTGGTGGTGCCGTTCTTCAAGGACGTGATGCCACAGCTGGGCCTGTTCTACATCCTGCTGGCCTATTTCGTTATTGTCGGTACCGGCAATGCCGTAAACCTGACTGACGGTCTCGACGGCCTGGCGATTATGCCAACGGTCTTCGTCGCGGCGGGCTTTGCGCTGGTGGCGTGGGCGAGCGGTAACATGAACTTCGCCAGCTATCTGCACATTCCGTATCTGCGTCATGCCGGTGAACTGGTGATCGTCTGCACGGCGATCGTCGGCGCAGGATTAGGTTTCCTGTGGTTTAACACCTATCCGGCGCAGGTCTTTATGGGCGATGTGGGTTCGCTGGCACTGGGTGGTGCACTGGGCATTATCGCCGTGCTGCTGCGCCAGGAGTTCCTGCTGGTGATCATGGGCGGTGTGTTCGTGGTTGAGACCCTGTCGGTGATCCTGCAGGTTGGTTCCTTCAAGCTGCGCGGACAGCGCATCTTCCGGATGGCGCCTATCCATCACCACTATGAACTGAAAGGCTGGCCGGAACCGCGCGTCATCGTTCGTTTCTGGATTATTTCGCTGATGCTGGTGCTGATTGGCCTGGCAACGCTGAAGGTACGTTAA
- the murD gene encoding UDP-N-acetylmuramoyl-L-alanine--D-glutamate ligase yields the protein MADYQGKKVVIIGLGLTGLSCVDFFLARGVTPRVMDTRVSPPGLDKLPEQVERHLGGLNEAWLNAADLIVASPGIALAHPALSAAAEAGVEIVGDIELFCREAQAPIVAITGSNGKSTVTTLVGEMAKAAGINVGVGGNIGLPALMLLDPARELYILELSSFQLETTSSLQAVAATILNVTEDHMDRYPFGLQQYRAAKLRVYENARVCVVNADDALTMPVRGADERCVSFGINMGDYHLNRQQGETWLRAKGEKVLNVKEMHLTGQHNYTNALAALALADAAGLPRATSLKALTTFTGLAHRFQLALDHNGVRWINDSKATNVGSTEAALNGLHVDGTLHLLLGGDGKSADFSSLKQYLSGDNVRLYCFGRDGAELAALRPDIAEQTGTMEQAMRLIAPRVKPGDMVLLSPACASLDQFKNFEQRGDLFTRLAKELG from the coding sequence ATGGCAGATTACCAGGGTAAAAAAGTCGTTATCATCGGGTTAGGCTTAACCGGCCTCTCCTGCGTGGACTTTTTCCTCGCGCGTGGCGTTACGCCGCGCGTGATGGATACGCGTGTCTCTCCGCCTGGTCTGGATAAATTGCCGGAACAGGTTGAACGCCACCTTGGTGGTCTGAATGAAGCGTGGCTGAACGCCGCCGATCTGATTGTTGCAAGCCCGGGTATCGCCCTGGCGCATCCGGCCCTGAGCGCTGCCGCCGAGGCGGGCGTGGAGATCGTCGGCGATATCGAACTGTTCTGCCGTGAGGCTCAGGCGCCAATCGTTGCCATTACCGGTTCAAACGGTAAAAGCACCGTCACCACGCTGGTCGGTGAGATGGCGAAAGCGGCGGGCATCAATGTGGGCGTCGGCGGCAACATCGGTCTCCCTGCACTGATGCTGCTCGATCCCGCGCGCGAACTCTACATTCTTGAGCTCTCCAGCTTCCAGCTGGAAACTACCTCAAGCCTGCAGGCGGTCGCGGCAACTATCCTCAACGTCACCGAAGACCATATGGATCGCTATCCGTTTGGTCTGCAGCAATATCGCGCTGCCAAGCTGCGCGTCTATGAAAATGCCCGCGTGTGCGTGGTGAACGCCGATGATGCGCTGACCATGCCGGTACGCGGCGCGGATGAGCGCTGCGTGAGCTTTGGTATCAATATGGGCGACTATCACCTGAACCGTCAGCAGGGCGAAACCTGGCTACGGGCAAAGGGTGAGAAGGTGCTGAACGTTAAAGAGATGCACCTGACGGGCCAGCACAACTACACCAACGCCCTTGCCGCGCTGGCGCTGGCGGACGCGGCGGGACTACCGCGCGCTACCAGCCTGAAAGCCCTGACGACCTTTACGGGTCTGGCCCACCGCTTCCAGCTGGCGCTGGATCATAACGGCGTGCGCTGGATCAACGATTCAAAAGCCACCAACGTTGGCAGTACCGAAGCGGCGCTGAATGGCCTGCACGTCGACGGCACCCTGCACCTGCTGCTGGGGGGCGACGGTAAGTCCGCCGATTTCTCTTCGCTGAAACAGTATCTCAGCGGCGACAACGTGCGTCTCTACTGCTTTGGACGTGACGGTGCCGAACTGGCCGCGCTGCGTCCGGACATTGCTGAACAAACCGGGACCATGGAACAGGCGATGCGGCTTATCGCCCCGCGCGTGAAGCCGGGGGATATGGTGCTGCTCTCTCCGGCCTGTGCCAGTCTCGATCAGTTTAAGAATTTCGAACAGCGGGGCGATCTCTTCACCCGCCTGGCGAAGGAGTTAGGCTGA
- the ftsW gene encoding cell division protein FtsW: MRFSLPRPKMPRLPGFGILVWISSALKGWVMGSRDKDSDSLVMYDRMLLWLTLGLAAIGFIMVTSASMPVGQRLANDPFLFAKRDGLYIILAFCLAMVTLRLPMTFWQRHSTAMLIASIVMLLIVLVVGSSVNGASRWIAFGPLRIQPAEFTKLSLFCYLANYLVRKVDEVRNNLRGFLKPMGVILVLAVLLLAQPDLGTVVVLFVTTLAMLFLAGAKLWQFIAIIGMGISAVVLLILAEPYRIRRVTSFWNPWEDPFGSGYQLTQSLMAFGRGEMWGQGLGNSVQKLEYLPEAHTDFIFSIIGEELGYIGVVLALLMVFFVAFRAMSIGRKALVIDHRFSGFLACSIGIWFSFQALVNVGAAAGMLPTKGLTLPLISYGGSSLLIMSTAIMFLLRIDYETRLENAQAFTRGSR, from the coding sequence ATGCGTTTCTCTCTTCCTCGCCCAAAAATGCCGCGCCTGCCGGGATTTGGCATCCTGGTATGGATCTCGTCGGCGTTAAAAGGCTGGGTCATGGGCTCCCGGGATAAAGATTCCGATAGCCTGGTAATGTATGACCGCATGCTGCTCTGGCTCACGCTGGGGCTGGCAGCGATTGGTTTTATTATGGTGACCTCGGCCTCGATGCCCGTCGGGCAGCGTCTGGCGAACGATCCTTTCCTGTTTGCCAAGCGTGACGGGCTGTATATCATCCTGGCGTTCTGTCTGGCCATGGTGACGCTTCGTCTGCCGATGACGTTCTGGCAGCGCCACAGTACCGCGATGCTGATCGCCTCGATCGTCATGCTGCTGATCGTGCTGGTGGTGGGGAGCTCGGTAAACGGGGCATCACGCTGGATTGCCTTCGGTCCGCTGCGTATCCAGCCGGCGGAATTTACCAAGCTGTCGCTGTTCTGCTATCTGGCCAACTACCTGGTGCGTAAGGTTGATGAGGTCCGTAACAACCTGCGCGGCTTTTTAAAACCGATGGGCGTGATCCTGGTGCTGGCGGTTCTGCTGCTGGCCCAGCCTGATCTCGGTACCGTGGTGGTGCTGTTCGTCACCACGCTGGCAATGCTCTTCCTGGCGGGGGCGAAACTGTGGCAGTTCATCGCCATCATCGGGATGGGGATTTCGGCGGTCGTGCTGCTGATCCTCGCCGAGCCGTATCGTATTCGCCGTGTGACCTCTTTCTGGAATCCCTGGGAAGATCCCTTTGGCAGCGGCTACCAGCTGACACAGTCGCTGATGGCGTTTGGCCGCGGTGAAATGTGGGGCCAGGGGCTGGGGAATTCAGTCCAGAAACTGGAGTATTTACCCGAGGCGCATACCGACTTCATCTTCTCCATTATTGGGGAAGAACTGGGTTATATCGGTGTGGTATTGGCGCTATTAATGGTATTCTTCGTCGCTTTCCGTGCGATGTCGATTGGCCGTAAAGCGCTGGTTATCGATCACCGTTTTTCCGGGTTTTTAGCCTGTTCAATCGGGATCTGGTTTAGCTTCCAGGCGCTGGTTAACGTAGGTGCAGCAGCAGGTATGCTGCCGACCAAAGGTCTGACGTTGCCGTTAATCAGTTACGGTGGTTCGAGTCTGTTGATCATGTCGACCGCCATTATGTTCTTGTTGCGCATAGATTATGAAACGCGTCTGGAGAATGCCCAGGCGTTTACACGAGGTTCACGATGA
- the murG gene encoding undecaprenyldiphospho-muramoylpentapeptide beta-N-acetylglucosaminyltransferase — translation MNQPKRLMVMAGGTGGHVFPGLAVAHHLMDQGWQVRWLGTADRMEADLVPKHGIEIDFIRISGLRGKGIKALALAPVRIFNAWRQARAIMKRFKPDVVLGMGGYVSGPGGLAAWSLGIPVVLHEQNGIAGLTNKWLAKIASKVMQAFPGAFPKADVVGNPVRVDVLALPLPQERLAGREGPVRVLVVGGSQGARVLNQTLPLVAAKLNGSVTIWHQSGKGAQQAVEQAYADAGQPQHKVTEFIDDMAAAYAWADVVVCRSGALTVSEIAAAGLPALFVPFQHKDRQQYWNALPLEKAGAAKIFEQPQFTAEAVATTLAGWDRETLLAMAQHARAAAIPDATERVAKEVSLAAQV, via the coding sequence ATGAATCAACCGAAGCGGTTAATGGTGATGGCGGGCGGTACCGGCGGACATGTTTTCCCGGGGCTCGCGGTTGCACACCATTTAATGGATCAGGGCTGGCAGGTACGCTGGCTGGGAACCGCAGACCGCATGGAAGCCGATCTGGTGCCAAAACACGGTATTGAGATTGACTTCATTCGTATTTCTGGCCTGCGCGGCAAAGGGATCAAAGCCCTGGCGCTGGCGCCGGTGCGTATTTTCAATGCCTGGCGACAGGCGCGGGCGATCATGAAGCGCTTTAAACCGGACGTAGTGCTGGGGATGGGCGGTTATGTCTCTGGTCCTGGCGGACTGGCGGCGTGGTCGCTGGGGATCCCGGTTGTGCTCCACGAGCAGAACGGTATTGCGGGCCTCACCAATAAATGGCTGGCGAAAATTGCCAGCAAAGTGATGCAGGCATTTCCGGGGGCATTCCCGAAAGCCGACGTGGTGGGTAACCCGGTGCGTGTCGACGTGCTGGCGCTGCCGTTGCCGCAGGAGCGACTCGCAGGGCGTGAAGGGCCGGTGCGGGTGCTGGTGGTAGGCGGATCCCAGGGCGCACGCGTCCTGAATCAGACCCTGCCGCTGGTGGCTGCGAAGCTTAACGGTAGCGTGACAATCTGGCACCAAAGCGGAAAAGGCGCGCAGCAAGCGGTAGAGCAGGCCTATGCCGACGCGGGCCAACCGCAGCACAAAGTGACCGAATTTATCGACGACATGGCGGCGGCATATGCCTGGGCCGATGTCGTCGTTTGCCGCTCCGGCGCCCTGACGGTGAGCGAGATCGCCGCCGCCGGTTTGCCGGCGCTGTTTGTGCCGTTCCAGCACAAAGACCGTCAGCAGTACTGGAACGCGCTGCCGCTTGAAAAAGCCGGTGCAGCCAAAATTTTTGAACAGCCGCAGTTCACCGCCGAGGCGGTCGCCACCACCCTGGCGGGCTGGGATCGGGAGACATTACTGGCGATGGCGCAGCACGCACGTGCGGCGGCGATCCCGGATGCAACGGAGCGGGTGGCGAAAGAAGTGAGCCTGGCAGCCCAGGTTTAA